DNA from Algisphaera agarilytica:
GTTAACCGGCATACGGGCTCCGTTTGGCAGTCCGAGATGTCCAGCGGGCCACCGGGGCGTTTGGCTGTGCTTGATATACTTGGCCGACCGGGGGTGCGGCGTTCAGGCCCCGCGTGCCTTCTGTATTCCTGTGGCTCGGCCTTCCTCGTTTCGGTGTGACCCAACTTGTCCTTAGAACAAAAGATCCGTGACCGCTCAGCAACCGTCGGGGTGATCGGGCTCGGCTACGTCGGCCTGCCGTTGTGCCACGCCTTCCACGAGGCGGGGTTCGGTGTCCTGGGCTTCGACGTCGACCAGAAGAAGATCGATCGGCTCAACGCCGGGGAGAACTACCTCAAGCACCTGGGCGAGGAACTGGCCCAGAAGCTCAGCGGCTCGGACCGCTTCGAGCCCACCACGGATTTCGCCCGCCTAAGCGAAGCGGATGTCGTGATCTCCTGCGTCCCGACCCCGCTGGGCAAGCACCTCGAGCCGGACCTGTCGTACGTCGAACGGACCACGGCCGACATCGCCGCAGCCCTGCGTCCGGGGCAGCTGGTGGTGCTCGAATCGACCACCTACCCGCGGACCACGCGTGAGATCATGCTCCCCGCGTTCGAGGCCAAGGGTTTGGCGTGTGGCAGCGACGACGGGTTCTACCTCGCCTACTCGCCGGAGCGGGAAGACCCGGGCCGGCAGAATCACAACACCCAGACGATCCCGAAGCTGGTCGGCGGGATCGACGATGAGTCGGGCCGATTGGCGGAGTTGCTCTACTCCGCGGCGATCGCGCAGGTCCACCGGGTGGACAGTGCCGAGATCGCCGAGGCCGCGAAGCTGCTCGAAAACATCTTCCGGGCGGTGAACATCGCGCTGGTCAATGAGATGAAGGTCGTGCTGACGAAGATGGGGATCAACATCTTTGATGTGGTCGAAGCGGCGTCAACCAAGCCGTTCGGCTTCATGCCGTTCTACCCCGGCCCCGGCTTGGGCGGGCACTGCATACCGATCGATCCGTACTACCTGACGTGGAAAGCGCGGGAGGTGGGGATTGCCACACGCTTCATCGAGCTGGCGGGTGAGGTGAACCGCGACATGCCGGGGTACGTCGTGCAGCGTCTGGCGGAAGGCCTGAACCGACACGGCCTGGCGATCAGCCGGTCGAAGGTGCTGGTGCTGGGGTTGGCGTACAAGCCGAACGTGGACGATGTGCGGGAGAGCCCGAGCTTCGAGATCATCGAGAAGTTGATCGACGCGGGGGCCGATGTGCAATACAACGACCCGCACATCCCCAAGCCGTGGAAGGGCCGGAAACACGACCTGACGCTGGAGAGCCAGCCGGTGACGCCCGAGACGCTGGCGGGCTACGACGCGGTGGTCGTGGCCACGCACCACGACGCGTACGACTGGCAGATGATCGCCGACCACGCCAAGCTGATCATCGACACCCGCAACGCGTTGCGGGACGTGTCGGGGGATCGTTCGCACATTGTGATCGCTTGATTAACGGCTTGCCCCGGGCGAGGCATGGGGTATGCTTCCGGTCCGGCAGAGGCCCGTTGGGCCGCTGTCAGCGGGGGTTTTGCACCCTCAACGCGTTGGGTCCGATGGAGGAGTTTTGCCCGGAGGTCCGGTCGTAGCGTTTGGGGGGATTGAATCGGTTCGGTCGGAAACCTGTCCACGCTCTTACATGCAGATTCTCTTCATCAATCAGACTTACGCCCCCGACGTTGCGGCGTCGGCCCAGCTGCTCGAAGACATGGCTCGGCAGTTCGCCGACGCTGGTCACGAGGTGGCGATCGTTACCTCGCGCTCGCTCTACGGCCAGGCCGGGGCGGTGCTGCCGCGTTACGAGAAGCGCGACGGCGTCGAGGTCCACCGGGTCGGGGTCGCTCGCTTCGGTAAGGGTTCGGTCCGCGCCCGGACGTTTGACGCGACGATGTTCTACCTCGCCGCCACGTTCAAGGCCTGGCGGGTGCGGATGCCCAGCGGCAAGCCGCAGGTTGTCGTCACGCTGACCAGCCCGCCGTACATCGGGTTCATCGGGGTGATCGTGCGTTTCCTGCTGGGCGGCAACCGCCGAGGGCGCTACGCGATCAACTGGTCGATGGACCTCTATCCCGACGTGCTCACCTCGGCGGGGATCGTGAAGCCCGAATCGTTGTTCGGCCGGATGATGCACCGGTTCAACCTGTGGTGCATGCGGCGGGCCGACCGGGTGGTGACGGTGGGGCGGTGCATGCGCGACCGGGTGGTGGGCCAGGGCGTGGAGCCCGCGGACGTCGAGATGATCAGCGTCTGGCCGGTCAGCCGGGTGTTGGAATTGGAGGAAGCGCGACAGCCCTCGAGCTACCGCGAGGCGTGGGGGCTGGAAGACAAGTTTGTTGTGATGTACTCGGGCAACCTGGGTGTGGCTCACCGGGCCAAGATCCTGGCCGAGGCCGCCCAACGGCTTCAGCACCGCGACGACATCCGCTTTGTCTTTGTGGGCGGCGGTCGTCGTCGCGACGAGATTACGAAATATGTCGCCGAGCACGGCCTGACCAATGTGTTGGAGAAGGACTACGAGCCCCGCGAGAAACTCGAAGACCTGCTGCGGCTGGGGGATGTCCACCTCATCACACAGCGCTCGGAATTCACCGGCGTGGTCGTGCCCAGCAAGTTGTTCGGCATCATGGCGTCGTGCCGGCCGTCGCTGTACGTCGGCCCGCCCGAGGCTGAGGTGGCCCGGGTCTTGACCGAGAGCGGGGGCGGGCAGGTCTGCTCGATGGAGAGTGCCGATGATCTGGTCGCCCAGATCGAGCGTCTCGCGGACGACCGTTCGATCGCCTTGGATATGGGGCAAAAGGCCCGCGAGGCGGTGCTGACCAGCCACACCCTGCGGGACCGGTTCGAGAAATTCAATGCGATGCTCGAGGGCTTGCTGGGCCCCGAAGCCGCCCGTGCGATCCATACGCCAGCGATCAACCATGGGCAGAACCTGCCCGCCAAGCCGCTGCGGGTGTTGTTCATCAACCAGGCCTACGCCCCGGACGCCGCGGCGACCGCGCAGCACTGCGAAGACTTGGCTCGGTACCTCGTCGAGCAGGGCCACGGCGTGTCGGTCATCGCCTCGCGATCGATCTACGGCCAAAAGGGTGCCGACCTCCCCGGGCGGGAGACGCGTCACGGCGTGCACGTTAACCGGGTCGGCTTGTCGCTCTTCGGTAAACGTGGCATCGTCCTGCGGGCCGTCGACTTCGGGCTGTTTTATGTCGCCGCCATGTGGCGGGCGATCTGGATCCGGGTGCCGATCGGTGACCGGCTCAGCAAGCCCGACGTCGTGGTCACCCTGACGACGCCTCCGCTCATCGGCATGGTCGGTTGGATGATGCGCCTGCTGCGTCGCTGCCGGCAGGTGGTGTGGACCATGGACCTGTATCCCGATGTGCTCGTCGCCGCGGGGGTGAGCAAGCAAGACAGTCTGCTGACGCGCTTCTTTGCCTGGCTCAACCGGCGTGAGATCGGCCGGGCCGACCGCGTGGTTGCGCTGGGCCGGTGCATGAAGGACCTGATCAAGGCCAAGGGCATCGGCGAGGACCACATCGAAGTCATCGGCGTCTGGTCGCCCAACGACCCGCCGGAAGAACTCAGCGATCCGGCCGAGTCCAGCTACCGCGAGGAGTGGGGCCTCGAGGGCAAGTTCGTCGTGCAATACTCGGGCAACTTCGGCCTCGCCCACGACTACCAGACCTTCTGCGACACCATCCTTGAGCTGCGTGACCGCGACGACATCGTGTTCCTCTTCGCGGGCGGCGGCAAACGCATCCCGCCGTTGAAAGCGTTTGTCGAACAGCACGGCCTCAAGAACGTCATGATCCAGCCCTACCAGCCGCGTGAACGGCTGCTGGACCTGCTGAGCCTGGCGGATGTCCACCTGATCAGCCAGTCCGAGTCGTTCACCGGCATCGTCGTCCCCAGCAAGTTGTTCGGCATCATGGCGGCGGGGCGGACGTCGCTGTTTGTCGGCCCGCCCGATGCCGAGGTCGCCCGCGTCCTCGACGAAACCGGGGGCGGCATCCGGTTCCCGCTCGGCGACGCCAAGGCGCTGGCCGACGTCATCCTCCAACTCGCCCACGACCCCGAACGCGTGCAGCGGATGGGGCAGGCGGCCTTGGATGCGTCGCGCGGCGAACACCACCGCAACAGCCGTTTCCACGCCTGGGAAGACCTGCTGGTCGAGGTCGTATCGCAAGCCCCGGCGCCGAGTCTGCCGGTGCCCCCTCTGTAAATTCGAAGATTGGGCCGCTCAGGACACCTTGGCCGAAGCCGGTGAATCCGCACGCCCCCAGCCGCGGATGTCGCCTTGGTTGGCCTTACACCACGCGACCGTCTGTTCCACACCTTGTTCCAGCGGGACCCGAGCGCTCCAGCCGAGTTGCTCGTGGGCGCGTTCCATGCTGAGGCAGCGTCTGGGCTGGCCGTCGGGCTTGTCGTGGTCCCAGGTGATTTGCCCCTTGAAGCCGGTCGCGTCGGCGATGATCTCGGCCAGTTCCTTGATGGGGGTTTCACGGCCCGATCCGAGGTTGATCGGCGTGGTTTCATCGACGCGGTCCGCGGTGTGGATCAGCCCGTCGGCCGCATCGGTGACGTAGAGGAACTCGCGGCTGGCTTTGCCCGAGCCCCAGACGCTGACGGTGTCCTCGCCGCGCTCGATCGCGTGGAGGAACTTTCGGATCAGCGCGGGCATGACGTGGGCGGTCTGCAGGTCGAAGTTGTCGTTGGGCCCGTAGAGGTTCACGGGGATGAGCATGCACGATTGGAGGCCGTACTCCCGCCGGTAGCCGTCGAGCATGACGCCCAGGGACAGCTTGGCGATGCCGTAGGGCGCGGTGATGGGGGCGGGGTAGCTGTTCCAGAACTGGTCTTCGGTGAACGGCCGGGTGGCGTTTTCGGGGTAGGCGCAGACGGTGCCGCAGTGCACGAACTTCCGCAGGCCGTGGATGCGGGCCTGCTCGATCAGGTGGATGCCCATCGCGAAGTTGGCGTAGAAGAACCGTCCGGGGTGGGCTTGGTTGGCCCCGATCCCGCCGACTTCCGCGGCAAGGTGGAAGATCACATCGGGCTTAAACCGCTGGTACATCGACGCCACCTGGGCCTCGTCGGTCAGCTCGACCTCGGCGTGGGTGGGGGCGTAGAGCCGGTCCGCGGTCACACCGCGGTCACGCAGGGTTTGGCACAGTTGTGTTCCAAGAAAGCCGTGCCCACCGGTGACCAGGATGCGGTCATGTTCAAAGTTGAGGTGACTCATGGGAAGCAAACGAACAAAAGGAAGTGACGAGAGGAGTATATGCTTACTGTCCCGAGGGGGGTAGAGTTCGTTGAACTCTTTCATACAAACAAAAAGGTGTTGGGCGGCTTCTCTATTTTCTCAGCCCGACGCCAGCATCGCCAGCAACATCACCCCAAACACCAGGGCCCAACTCACCCGGTCGCCCACCGCCCAGGCCACAGGGTCTTCGTTCATGTGCCCCCGCTGAGCGATCAGCCAGATCCGCGACACCCAGTACACAAACAGCGGCACCACCGGCCAAAGCATGGCCGGCTTGGCGTAGAGCTCCTTGCTGATCGGGTCGTTGAGGTACAGGCACAGAATCACCGCCCCGGCATACCCCGAGACCACGCCCATCAGCTGGATCAGCCCGCGGTCCTCGGGCAGGTAGCCCCGCTCGGTGTGACGGGCGGGCTCGCCGGGCTGCGTCGCCGCTTCGTCGGCCATGTTCCGAAGCTCCGCGTATCGCTTGAGAAAACCCAGGCTCAGAAACAGGAAGATCGACAGCGTCAGCAACCAGAACGACGGGGTGATCTGGACCACCGCGCCACCGGCAAAGATTCGCAGGGCGTACAAACCCGCCAGCGTGATCACATCCAATAGCAGCCGGCTACGCAGCGTCGTGCTGTAGAGCACCGTCACCACCAAATATGCAACCAGCCAGCCCAGGAATTCGATCGGCAGGAACACCGCCGCGAACAGCAGGGCGGTCCCCATCAGCACGGGCACCGCGGCGATCGCGGTGGGGATCGGTAATCGGCCCGACGCGATCGGCCGCCGTGACTTGGTCGGGTGCGTGCGGTCGGCGTGGACGTCCAGAGTGTCGTTCACCAGATAAATGCTCGACGCGGCCAGACAGAAACAAACGATCCCCCAGAACACACTCAGCAGGTTGCCCGCCGTGACCGCGTGGCCCGCCAGCATGGGCACCAACAGCAACCCGTTTTTGACCCACTGCCGCGGACGCATCCCCGCCAGCAACGCGCCCCACGCCGGGCCTTGCATCTCGAAGGCTCGGCAGGCCCCGCCGTCGCTGGTGACCCGTTGGTACAGCTTTTCGTTACCCCCGGCCATAAGGCGTTCGTCGGCCTCGGCCCAGATCGGCTCGTCCGCCGAGCTGTCGCCCATGTACGCAAACGGCTGGCCGTCGGCGTGCTTGCGGATGGCTTCCAACTTGGCCTTGCCCTTCAGGTTGGTCTGCCCGTCCGTTGCCAGCACGTCATCGAAGAGGCCCAGGTGCTCGGCGACACGCTCGGCCGCGGGGCAGTCCGCCGCCGTGGCCAGGATCAGCTGGCGACCTTGGTCGCGTTGTTCACGCAGATACGCCAACACCTCCGGGCGGTAGGGCAGCTCCGACGCCTCGGGCATCGCCCGCTCCGCCAGCTGCCGCTTGAGCATTGGCCGCCCTTGAGCCAGCCAGCCCGGCACACACCACAGCGACGCCGGGTCGGCCTTGACCAGCCCGACCGCGCTCTCGATCAGCAGGTCGCTCTGGATCAGCGTGCCGTCGAGATCGACGTAAAGCGATGGGCCGATCGCCGATGCATCGTTGGCCCCGGGCTTCGGTGAGGTGTCGGCATCGATCGTCATGGTCTCGGTATCAATGCGGGAAATCCGCCGTCTGCGTTGACATGCTGTTCCAGAACATCATTCCTACGACAACACTGCCTTAGGGTTCAACATCCACTTTGATATCGGCTCACGAGAACAAGTATCTGATGAAATGTCCGGGCCCTGGAACCGCATCAAAATCCTATGAAGATGACGCGCTGGATCGATGTTCCAAAACCTAGTGCACCTCTCGGCAGCCTCCGAAGGTGGATTCTGCGATCTGCAGGTGAGGGGATCCGTTCAGGTTATCGGTAGCAAGATGCGGGCGAAGCTCCCGGCAGCCGTCCGGCTCACTTGACCACAATCAGTTCGAGCACCGCACGCCGGCCGAACAGCAGATGGACGGCCTTGGCGTAACGGATCAGCCAGATCATCGGCCGGGGGCTGGTGCCGTGGCTCAGCAACCAGTTGATGGTCTTGGGGGAATACTGAGCGGAGCCCAGCCGGGTCCCTTGGATACGGCCGAGGATACCCATCTTCGCTTCCTTGAAAACGCTGCCGCAGTTGGGGGCCGAGTGGTCCTGGTTCTCTTTCGAGTACGCGATGCGTTGGCTGATGGGCAGGCTCTTGCGATCCACGGCCTTCTTTTTTTTGTCCGAGCCGTCTTCGGCGGGTGACGCCCCGTCGGCCGCTGCGTCCTCGGCGGCATCGGGCTGACGTTCGGGCAGCTCGGGGAAATTGAAAGTTGCTTCGAGGATGAGGGAGTTGTTCAGCCCCGTGAACATGGTCTTGCGGTATGACAGTTCGATTTCGTCTCGGCGGAGGGTGATCACCTCGTTGCCGTCGAAGTACGTCACGGTTTCCACGAAATCGAAGATCGTCTGGTTGTAAATCCGGCCCCGCCCGGCATTCATCGCCAACGCCCCGCCGAGCGTCGCGGGGACCGAGGCGAGGTAGTAGAAGCAGTCGAGGTTGCGGTCCTGGCAGTGCTTCAGGATCACCGAGATGGGCAGCGAAGAGCTCGCCTTGACGTGCGTCTCGTCACCTAGCGTGGTCAGGTCTTTCTTGAGCTTGTTGCGAAGAACCAGAGACCGTACTTTGGTTTTTGCAAAAATGGTGTTCGAGCCGTTGCCGAGGATGTAGAAGTCAACGTTCTTGTCTTTGGCCCAGGCCACGCAATCTTTGAATTCCTCGATCGTTGAGAATTCCGCGTAGTTTTCGAAGTGGTGGTGGGTCCGGAAAGTGCTGAGTTTGTCTGAGTCGAGTGGTTCGATCACGCCAAGGCCTCCGCAAGAAACCCCGTGGATTGATCTCGAAGCGCCGCGAGCTTTGCTTCAGATTCGGTGAAATCGATGGGGCTGTCCATGGCGGATTCGACATGGTCCGGGCCCTCGATCACCCGGTGCGACAGCCCGACCCGGCTCAGCACATCGTCGAGGCGCTGCTGATCGGTGCCCGGCATCCGGACGACGAAGAAGGGCAGTTTCCATTTGATGCAGAAGCACACGCCGTGGAAAGAGTTGGTGACGAGGTAGCTCGCGTTGCGAATGCAGTAGAGCCATTCGCGGGGGCCGATACCGATCAGGCCTTCGTCGGCACCCGGCGAAAGGACCCCTAGGGAGATCGCGGGCAGTTGAAGTTTGGCCTTGGCGGCGTTCACCGCCTGGCCGAAGACCTCGGCACGTTTCAGGCAGTACACCGCCATATATTTCTCGGGGAGCTTGGGTACCGGTCGCTCCACTCCTTCGAAGTCATCGAGAAAGACCGGGTCGAGCACTTCGGTGGGTATCCGGCCGCACGCCTTTTCAACCATCTCACGGCTGACCACATCGCGCACCGAGAGGTGGTCGAATTTCAGCAGCTGCTCACGGATTTCTTGCTCGTGGGGATCGAAGGAAACCGTGGAGCCCACGGACGCGGCGTAACTGATTCTGCGGTGGTTGTGCTCGGGGCTGATACCCTCGAAGAACGGGCGGTCGTAGCCGCGGTATGAAGAGATGTTCCAAACCTGGTCGCTGCCGATGATCACCGCGTCGAGGTCTTGATTGGAGCCTGCGAGGGATGCGATATCGTTGTGCGTGTTTTTACTTAGGTGCAACGCTTTCTTGCGAAAACTACCGAACTTCAACCGCTTCTTGGCCGTCACCCAGGCCGTGCCGGACCTGAGGCCGAAGCGGTTGTAGTGCTTCCGGGCGGACTCGGGGCGGTAGTCGATCACCCGGACGTCGTGCCCGGCTTTTTCCAGATAAGACTGCGTTGCGTAGGTTTGTAAGACTGCGCCGAAGTTGTCGGCGGCGTGGAAGGTCAATATGCCGATACGCATCTTGCAGAATCCTTTCTACGCTCCAACACATCGAACAGGGGTCGATATTATGGCGTAGCTTAATTACGCCGGATAGACGGCGCAGCCTCGATATCCGCGAAACTATACCAAAACGACATGGCTCAGACCCAAAGCAACAACCTTGGCCAACGCGCGGCTCAGGCGCTTGCTTGGACACTGCTGCTCACGTTGTTTTCAAAGGTCATTTCACTGGGCGGGCAGGTCGTTTTGGCTTGGCTCCTCGCCCCCCGGGCGTTCGGTTTGATCGGCTTGGCGTACACGCTAACGGCGTTCACCGCGCTGCTACAGCGGGCCGGGATCCGAGAGGTCCTGGTCCACCGGCACCGGCGTTTTCACCTGTGGGCGACGCCGGGATTCTGGATGTCCCTG
Protein-coding regions in this window:
- a CDS encoding GDP-L-fucose synthase family protein, whose translation is MSHLNFEHDRILVTGGHGFLGTQLCQTLRDRGVTADRLYAPTHAEVELTDEAQVASMYQRFKPDVIFHLAAEVGGIGANQAHPGRFFYANFAMGIHLIEQARIHGLRKFVHCGTVCAYPENATRPFTEDQFWNSYPAPITAPYGIAKLSLGVMLDGYRREYGLQSCMLIPVNLYGPNDNFDLQTAHVMPALIRKFLHAIERGEDTVSVWGSGKASREFLYVTDAADGLIHTADRVDETTPINLGSGRETPIKELAEIIADATGFKGQITWDHDKPDGQPRRCLSMERAHEQLGWSARVPLEQGVEQTVAWCKANQGDIRGWGRADSPASAKVS
- a CDS encoding UbiA family prenyltransferase, producing the protein MTIDADTSPKPGANDASAIGPSLYVDLDGTLIQSDLLIESAVGLVKADPASLWCVPGWLAQGRPMLKRQLAERAMPEASELPYRPEVLAYLREQRDQGRQLILATAADCPAAERVAEHLGLFDDVLATDGQTNLKGKAKLEAIRKHADGQPFAYMGDSSADEPIWAEADERLMAGGNEKLYQRVTSDGGACRAFEMQGPAWGALLAGMRPRQWVKNGLLLVPMLAGHAVTAGNLLSVFWGIVCFCLAASSIYLVNDTLDVHADRTHPTKSRRPIASGRLPIPTAIAAVPVLMGTALLFAAVFLPIEFLGWLVAYLVVTVLYSTTLRSRLLLDVITLAGLYALRIFAGGAVVQITPSFWLLTLSIFLFLSLGFLKRYAELRNMADEAATQPGEPARHTERGYLPEDRGLIQLMGVVSGYAGAVILCLYLNDPISKELYAKPAMLWPVVPLFVYWVSRIWLIAQRGHMNEDPVAWAVGDRVSWALVFGVMLLAMLASG
- a CDS encoding glycosyltransferase family 4 protein, translating into MQILFINQTYAPDVAASAQLLEDMARQFADAGHEVAIVTSRSLYGQAGAVLPRYEKRDGVEVHRVGVARFGKGSVRARTFDATMFYLAATFKAWRVRMPSGKPQVVVTLTSPPYIGFIGVIVRFLLGGNRRGRYAINWSMDLYPDVLTSAGIVKPESLFGRMMHRFNLWCMRRADRVVTVGRCMRDRVVGQGVEPADVEMISVWPVSRVLELEEARQPSSYREAWGLEDKFVVMYSGNLGVAHRAKILAEAAQRLQHRDDIRFVFVGGGRRRDEITKYVAEHGLTNVLEKDYEPREKLEDLLRLGDVHLITQRSEFTGVVVPSKLFGIMASCRPSLYVGPPEAEVARVLTESGGGQVCSMESADDLVAQIERLADDRSIALDMGQKAREAVLTSHTLRDRFEKFNAMLEGLLGPEAARAIHTPAINHGQNLPAKPLRVLFINQAYAPDAAATAQHCEDLARYLVEQGHGVSVIASRSIYGQKGADLPGRETRHGVHVNRVGLSLFGKRGIVLRAVDFGLFYVAAMWRAIWIRVPIGDRLSKPDVVVTLTTPPLIGMVGWMMRLLRRCRQVVWTMDLYPDVLVAAGVSKQDSLLTRFFAWLNRREIGRADRVVALGRCMKDLIKAKGIGEDHIEVIGVWSPNDPPEELSDPAESSYREEWGLEGKFVVQYSGNFGLAHDYQTFCDTILELRDRDDIVFLFAGGGKRIPPLKAFVEQHGLKNVMIQPYQPRERLLDLLSLADVHLISQSESFTGIVVPSKLFGIMAAGRTSLFVGPPDAEVARVLDETGGGIRFPLGDAKALADVILQLAHDPERVQRMGQAALDASRGEHHRNSRFHAWEDLLVEVVSQAPAPSLPVPPL
- a CDS encoding nucleotide sugar dehydrogenase gives rise to the protein MSLEQKIRDRSATVGVIGLGYVGLPLCHAFHEAGFGVLGFDVDQKKIDRLNAGENYLKHLGEELAQKLSGSDRFEPTTDFARLSEADVVISCVPTPLGKHLEPDLSYVERTTADIAAALRPGQLVVLESTTYPRTTREIMLPAFEAKGLACGSDDGFYLAYSPEREDPGRQNHNTQTIPKLVGGIDDESGRLAELLYSAAIAQVHRVDSAEIAEAAKLLENIFRAVNIALVNEMKVVLTKMGINIFDVVEAASTKPFGFMPFYPGPGLGGHCIPIDPYYLTWKAREVGIATRFIELAGEVNRDMPGYVVQRLAEGLNRHGLAISRSKVLVLGLAYKPNVDDVRESPSFEIIEKLIDAGADVQYNDPHIPKPWKGRKHDLTLESQPVTPETLAGYDAVVVATHHDAYDWQMIADHAKLIIDTRNALRDVSGDRSHIVIA
- a CDS encoding polysaccharide pyruvyl transferase family protein, which produces MRIGILTFHAADNFGAVLQTYATQSYLEKAGHDVRVIDYRPESARKHYNRFGLRSGTAWVTAKKRLKFGSFRKKALHLSKNTHNDIASLAGSNQDLDAVIIGSDQVWNISSYRGYDRPFFEGISPEHNHRRISYAASVGSTVSFDPHEQEIREQLLKFDHLSVRDVVSREMVEKACGRIPTEVLDPVFLDDFEGVERPVPKLPEKYMAVYCLKRAEVFGQAVNAAKAKLQLPAISLGVLSPGADEGLIGIGPREWLYCIRNASYLVTNSFHGVCFCIKWKLPFFVVRMPGTDQQRLDDVLSRVGLSHRVIEGPDHVESAMDSPIDFTESEAKLAALRDQSTGFLAEALA
- a CDS encoding FAD-binding protein, which gives rise to MIEPLDSDKLSTFRTHHHFENYAEFSTIEEFKDCVAWAKDKNVDFYILGNGSNTIFAKTKVRSLVLRNKLKKDLTTLGDETHVKASSSLPISVILKHCQDRNLDCFYYLASVPATLGGALAMNAGRGRIYNQTIFDFVETVTYFDGNEVITLRRDEIELSYRKTMFTGLNNSLILEATFNFPELPERQPDAAEDAAADGASPAEDGSDKKKKAVDRKSLPISQRIAYSKENQDHSAPNCGSVFKEAKMGILGRIQGTRLGSAQYSPKTINWLLSHGTSPRPMIWLIRYAKAVHLLFGRRAVLELIVVK